Proteins co-encoded in one Malus sylvestris chromosome 9, drMalSylv7.2, whole genome shotgun sequence genomic window:
- the LOC126582312 gene encoding uncharacterized protein LOC126582312, which yields MRVIITSWGHKFTMEVNVKEPVVEIKRKIEQVLGVPLASQTLAVCGWELIDGLDMEDYPIVTEGTTIDLTIKWTGFGTPSNLYHNSSGKIQITIKFSARQLPMEVDASETVRSLKEKIHIMDGTPIKRMSLFFCGIELDEDFRNLSEYGIHSFSEIVVFLKAMSRLRDEPTARRLSVVLQTSSSLLNAATIPLEVKDLSTVNELRQLLLSRKILPMDDYLFIHKQRIMRDNCSLRWHGVGDGDFLYVFKGTLCHSEC from the coding sequence ATGAGGGTGATCATTACTTCATGGGGACACAAATTTACCATGGAAGTGAATGTCAAGGAACCAGTTGTTGAAATCAAAAGGAAGATAGAACAAGTGTTGGGTGTCCCTTTGGCTTCCCAAACCCTTGCAGTGTGTGGCTGGGAGTTAATAGATGGATTAGACATGGAAGATTACCCAATTGTCACTGAAGGTACTACCATTGACCTCACCATCAAATGGACTGGATTCGGAACTCCTTCGAATTTATACCATAATTCTAGTGGTAAAATTCAAATTACCATCAAGTTTTCAGCAAGGCAGCTTCCCATGGAGGTTGATGCATCCGAAACAGTCCGTAGCCTTAAAGAAAAAATACATATCATGGACGGTACCCCGATCAAGAGGATGTCGCTCTTCTTCTGTGGAATTGAGTTAGACGAAGATTTTCGCAATCTAAGTGAGTACGGGATACATTCATTTTCGGAGATTGTTGTGTTCCTCAAGGCTATGAGTCGTCTCAGAGATGAGCCGACGGCAAGAAGGTTGAGTGTAGTGCTACAAACATCGTCAAGTTTACTCAACGCGGCAACGATTCCATTGGAAGTGAAGGATTTGAGCACGGTTAATGAGTTGAGGCAATTGCTTTTGAGCAGGAAAATTCTGCCAATGGATGATTACTTGTTTATACACAAGCAGAGGATCATGCGTGACAATTGCAGCCTCAGGTGGCATGGTGTTGGTGATGGAGATTTCCTATATGTGTTTAAAGGGACCCTTTGTCACAGCGAATGCTGA
- the LOC126582311 gene encoding probable L-type lectin-domain containing receptor kinase VII.2: protein MSPAPTILSVFLVITWTIFLITTFPTFGGATEFVFNTNFNSSSNLSLYGSATIQSSILSLTNDSTTFSLGRAFYSHKIPTKYADSSEALNFSTSFIFSLAPVKNLLPGHGFAFLFSPFSGLSGASSSQHLGFFNFSNNGDPNNNIFGVEFDVFENQEFQDPDDNHVGLDINSLTSNASSTAGYWSGGLDQDFNELKLNNGINYQVWIDFMGSRINVTMARAGMAKPRRPLISEVVDLSRVLLDEMYVGFCAATGALVESHRILAWSFSNSNFSISDALVTQNLPSFVVSENKSVFGVKGFVVGVSVGGFLVAWCVVLVCFILVRRKRRKRMKGEEDVEKVEDWELEYWPHRIDYEEIHTATEGFSEKKVIGIGGLGKVYKGVLGGAEVAVKRILLQSERGLKEFVAEVSSLGRLKHRNLVGLRGWCKREKGSLILVYDYMENGSLDKRIFECNERNLLSWEERIKVLKDVASGILYLHEGWEAKVLHRDIKSSNVLLDKDMNARLGDFGLARMHLHGEMTGTTQVVGTAGYMAPEVVRTGRASAEVDVFGFGILVLEVVCGRRPIEDGKLGLVDWCWRLMEKGRLNVALDDRLKAKGGYNVEDVERLLHLGLLCAYPEAHGRPTMRQVMKVLEGASDDDGIDGDLSQGEGMHVNLLHKIRTTPMWSTYRWNMRGQGHPTFEDMKNSLSSTSSLSGSDIIRVGR, encoded by the coding sequence ATGTCTCCTGCTCCGACGATCCTCTCTGTCTTCCTGGTCATCACTTGGACCATTTTTCTGATCACAACATTCCCAACTTTCGGCGGCGCCACAGAGTTCGTCTTCAACACCAACTTCAACTCCAGCAGCAACCTCAGCCTCTACGGCAGCGCCACCATCCAATCCTCCATCCTCAGCCTCACCAATGACTCCACCACCTTCTCACTGGGACGCGCTTTCTACTCTCACAAAATCCCCACCAAATACGCCGACTCTTCAGAAGCCCTTAATTTCTCCACCTCTTTTATTTTCTCCCTTGCTCCCGTCAAAAACCTCCTTCCCGGCCACGGTTTTGCCTTCCTCTTCTCACCCTTCTCTGGCTTAAGCGGTGCAAGCTCCTCGCAGCACTTGGGTTTTTTCAACTTCTCCAACAACGGCGACCCCAACAACAACATCTTCGGTGTCGAGTTTGATGTCTTCGAAAACCAAGAGTTCCAGGATCCTGATGACAACCATGTTGGTTTGGACATCAACTCCCTTACGTCTAATGCTTCTAGCACCGCAGGGTATTGGAGTGGCGGACTTGATCAAGATTTCAACGAGTTGAAGCTCAACAATGGAATTAACTATCAAGTGTGGATTGATTTTATGGGCTCGAGAATTAACGTGACCATGGCTCGTGCCGGCATGGCAAAGCCGCGGAGGCCGCTGATAAGTGAGGTGGTGGATCTGTCCCGGGTGCTTTTGGATGAAATGTACGTGGGGTTTTGCGCGGCAACTGGAGCATTGGTTGAGAGCCATAGGATATTGGCTTGGAGCTTTAGCAATTCTAATTTCTCCATCAGTGACGCTTTGGTCACTCAGAATTTGCCTTCCTTTGTGGTGTCAGAGAACAAGTCTGTTTTCGGAGTAAAAGGGTTTGTTGTGGGAGTTAGTGTTGGCGGGTTTTTGGTTGCTTGGTGCGTGGTTTTGGTGTGTTTCATTTTggtgaggaggaagaggagaaaGCGAATGAAAGGAGAGGAGGATGTAGAGAAAGTTGAAGATTGGGAATTGGAGTATTGGCCTCACCGGATTGATTACGAAGAGATACATACCGCGACAGAGGGATTTTCGGAGAAGAAGGTGATTGGGATTGGAGGGCTTGGGAAGGTGTATAAAGGGGTACTAGGAGGAGCAGAAGTAGCAGTGAAAAGAATTCTGCTTCAAAGTGAACGTGGGTTGAAAGAGTTCGTGGCTGAGGTTTCGAGCTTGGGAAGATTGAAGCATAGGAATTTGGTAGGACTGAGAGGTTGGTGCAAGAGAGAAAAGGGCAGTCTAATCTTGGTTTATGATTACATGGAAAATGGTAGCTTGGATAAGAGGATATTTGAGTGCAATGAGAGAAACTTGTTGAGTTGGGAAGAGAGAATTAAGGTGTTGAAAGATGTTGCTAGTGGGATTTTGTATTTGCACGAGGGTTGGGAAGCTAAGGTTTTGCATAGAGATATCAAATCAAGCAATGTGCTACTTGATAAGGATATGAATGCTAGGTTAGGAGATTTCGGATTGGCCCGAATGCACCTACACGGGGAAATGACGGGCACAACACAAGTGGTTGGGACGGCAGGGTACATGGCACCCGAAGTGGTTCGAACTGGAAGAGCCTCAGCTGAGGTTGATGTGTTTGGTTTTGGGATATTAGTACTAGAGGTGGTGTGTGGGCGGAGACCGATAGAGGATGGGAAGCTGGGGTTGGTTGATTGGTGTTGGAGGCTAATGGAGAAGGGAAGGTTGAACGTAGCACTTGATGATCGGCTCAAGGCAAAGGGCGGATACAACGTGGAGGACGTCGAGAGGTTGCTTCATTTGGGATTGTTGTGTGCATATCCTGAAGCTCATGGGAGGCCAACAATGAGGCAAGTTATGAAGGTGCTTGAAGGAGCAAGTGACGATGATGGCATTGATGGCGATCTGTCCCAAGGGGAAGGAATGCATGTAAATTTGCTGCACAAGATTAGAACAACTCCGATGTGGTCGACTTATCGGTGGAACATGAGAGGGCAGGGACACCCTACATTTGAAGACATGAAAAATTCTTTATCTTCTACATCATCTTTGTCTGGATCAGATATCATTAGAGTTGGTAGATGA
- the LOC126582310 gene encoding probable serine/threonine-protein kinase At1g54610 has protein sequence MGLICTKASAVEDSRESPPKRVASISSRQHSELKVSRFNSSKREEPVWTKDRLGGGGDVKIMLVDKKVNGSIRSYDVTKSKKMDKAEVALLDHPGSRRIPNATVAEQLAAGWPGWLAAAAPEAINGWIPRRADTFEKLNKIGQGTYSSVYKARDVMNDKFVALKKVRFDNLDSESVKFMAREILFLRRLDHPNIIKLQGLITARSSSSLYLIFEYMEHDLTGLASRPGIKFSEPQVKCYMQQLLSGLEHCHNHGVLHRDIKGSNLLVDNNGILKIADFGLASNYDPHHSVPLTSRVVTLWYRPPELLLGATKYGVAVDLWSTGCILGELYSGKPILPGKTEVEQLHKIFKLCGSPSEDYWRKLRLRNSTMIKPPQPYRRCVAETFNDLPAAALQLMDILLSVNPADRGTAAIALKNEFFTAKPFPCDPSSLPKYPPSKEIDAKLREAEARKQGASGGRGQKEDLGRRTQPPAVAGTNANSESIASVQRRQGHSNPRVRSEMFNPHREQTLSGFLVDPTKHLPSDKDARKDFTEHQNKRTSISGPLIHGPGWAKSGKELNDSFLSSNRANLSKLSGLVMARTALSDDQQEKPGPSGQETIKPVGGFPGSFDQEESAKKRERMHYTQGVASSCQMEDENGSIKEPNMHGRGPKGNKIYVSGPLLVSSNNVDQMLKDHDHRIQEYARRARLEKSRHGTQVTERHRAG, from the exons ATGGGTTTAATATGTACCAAGGCTTCGGCCGTCGAAGATAGCCGGGAAAGCCCACCAAAAAGGGTGGCTTCGATTTCGAGTAGGCAGCACTCTGAGCTGAAGGTTTCGCGGTTCAATTCTTCGAAAAGAGAGGAGCCAGTTTGGACTAAAGATAGattgggtggtggtggtgatgtcaAAATTATGTTGGTGGATAAGAAAGTCAATGGTTCAATCCGATCATATGATGTGACTAAGAGTAAGAAGATGGACAAGGCTGAGGTTGCTCTTCTTGATCATCCGGGTTCGAGAAGAATTCCCAACGCTACAGTGGCCGAGCAATTAGCGGCAGGATGGCCAGGTTGGCTCGCTGCAGCTGCCCCTGAAGCTATCAATGGATGGATACCACGACGCGCTGACACGTTCGAGAAGTTAAACAAA ATTGGCCAAGGAACTTATAGTAGTGTTTACAAGGCTCGCGATGTCATGAACGATAAATTTGTTGCTCTGAAAAAGGTCAGATTTGATAATCTCGATTCTGAGAGTGTCAAGTTTATGGCAAGAGAAATTCTTTTCTTGCGCAGGCTTGATCACCCTAATATAATAAAGTTACAAGGATTGATCACAGCACGGTCATCTAGCAGCTTGTACCTTATTTTTGAGTATATGGAACATGATCTTACAGGGCTTGCATCACGCCCAGGCATTAAGTTCTCTGAACCTCAG gTCAAATGTTACATGCAGCAGCTTTTAAGTGGTCTTGAGCACTGTCATAACCATGGTGTTTTGCATCGTGACATAAAGGGGTCAAATCTTCTTGTTGACAACAATGGCATCTTGAAAATTGCTGACTTTGGCTTGGCAAGCAATTATGATCCTCATCACAGTGTTCCATTGACAAGCCGTGTTGTGACTCTTTGGTATCGGCCTCCAGAGCTTTTACTTGGAGCCACTAAATATGGTGTTGCTGTGGATTTATGGAGCACAGGTTGCATACTAGGAGAATTGTATTCTGGAAAGCCCATCCTTCCAGGAAAAACAGAG gtTGAACAATTGCATAAAATTTTCAAGCTCTGTGGCTCACCATCTGAGGATTATTGGCGTAAATTGCGCTTACGAAATTCAACAATGATCAAGCCTCCTCAACCTTATAGAAGATGCGTGGCAGAGACTTTTAATGACCTTCCTGCTGCAGCTCTGCAGCTTATGGACATTTTACTTTCTGTCAATCCTGCTGATCGAGGAACTGCTGCAATTGCCCTCAAGAATGAG TTCTTCACCGCAAAGCCTTTTCCTTGTGATCCTTCAAGTTTGCCCAAGTACCCCCCCAGCAAAGAGATTGATGCCAAATTGCGAGAAGCAGAAGCTAGAAA GCAAGGAGCCAGTGGAGGAAGGGGTCAGAAGGAAGACCTTGGCAGGAGAACACAACCTCCAGCAGTTGCAGGAACAAATGCTAACTCCGAGTCCATTGCGTCAGTACAG AGAAGACAAGGCCATTCCAACCCAAGGGTCCGAAGTGAAATGTTCAACCCGCATAGGGAACAAACTCTTTCTGGGTTTCTGGTTGATCCAACCAAACATTTGCCAAGCGATAAAGATGCTAGAAAGGATTTCACGGAGCACCAGAATAAGAGGACTTCAATTTCAGGACCACTAATCCATGGACCTGGATGGGCTAAGTCTGGGAAGGAACTTAATGATTCCTTTTTGAGTTCAAATAGAGCCAACTTGTCGAAATTATCTGGTTTAGTAATGGCTAGGACTGCATTGTCCGACGACCAACAAGAAAAACCTGGTCCCTCAGGACAAGAAACAATAAAGCCAGTAGGCGGATTTCCAGGGTCATTTGATCAGGAGGAATCTGCAAAGAAGCGGGAGCGGATGCATTACACACAGGGAGTTGCCAGTTCTTGTCAGATGGAAGATGAGAATGGCTCTATTAAAGAACCAAATATG CATGGTCGTGGGCCCAAGGGGAACAAAATTTACGTGTCTGGTCCATTACTTGTTTCTTCAAACAATGTGGATCAGATGCTTAAAGACCATGACCATCGGATCCAAGAATACGCCCGGCGTGCTCGACTTGAGAAGAGCAGACATGGGACGCAAGTGACCGAAAGACATCGAGCTGGATAA